One Desulfatiglans anilini DSM 4660 DNA window includes the following coding sequences:
- a CDS encoding ubiquinone/menaquinone biosynthesis methyltransferase, whose protein sequence is MPPSSPKKQPPFKAAGANDPRPEVRRMFSEISARYDLMNRLMTFDRDRNWKREVIRRARLQSGHRLLDVGTGTGGIAFEAQKSCREVTITAVDFTRPMLEIGRARDRKNTISWCQADALRLPFEDAAFDAVTSGYLIRNVPDPLRAFEEQMRVLKPGGRVVCLDTSPPPPGPLAPFVRFYLRRVIPFLGEIIAGNRSAYTYLPETTQAFFEPARLAALMREAGFERVSYRQFMFHTITVHTGERPLTR, encoded by the coding sequence ATGCCGCCCTCTTCCCCTAAGAAACAGCCCCCTTTCAAGGCCGCAGGAGCAAACGATCCCCGCCCGGAGGTCCGGCGGATGTTCAGCGAAATTTCGGCCCGCTACGATCTGATGAATCGGCTGATGACCTTTGACCGCGATCGGAATTGGAAACGCGAGGTCATCCGGCGCGCGCGCCTGCAATCTGGACACCGTCTGCTGGATGTTGGAACAGGAACGGGAGGCATCGCCTTCGAGGCCCAGAAAAGCTGCCGGGAGGTCACTATCACTGCCGTGGATTTTACCCGGCCTATGCTCGAGATAGGCCGTGCACGCGATCGGAAAAACACGATATCCTGGTGCCAGGCCGACGCATTGCGCCTTCCCTTCGAGGATGCGGCCTTCGATGCCGTCACCTCGGGCTACCTCATTCGGAACGTCCCCGACCCGCTGCGGGCTTTCGAAGAGCAGATGCGCGTCCTCAAGCCGGGGGGGCGCGTGGTATGCCTCGACACATCCCCGCCGCCGCCAGGGCCGCTAGCGCCTTTCGTCCGCTTCTATCTGCGGCGCGTCATCCCGTTCCTCGGAGAGATCATTGCGGGCAACCGTTCGGCCTACACCTATCTCCCCGAAACGACCCAAGCCTTCTTCGAACCCGCACGCCTCGCCGCCCTCATGCGCGAGGCCGGCTTCGAGCGCGTCTCATACCGGCAATTCATGTTCCATACGATCACGGTCCATACCGGCGAGCGCCCTCTCACACGCTGA
- the mreC gene encoding rod shape-determining protein MreC has protein sequence MSFFRRIWIWVFFLAFVLFLFSSSPNSGNSWSSLERLFVELTAPLQNLFTRTVQATKDFWLDYFYLVDVRQENERFKAEIQSLRMENQRYREMAAGYERLQNLLQFRRTIAHPVLAARVIGRDPSGWFKSIIIDKGAKDGLTASMPVVNADGLVGRIVAVSPHYAQVLLLIDQNSAVDILILPSRDRGILRGQSSEACRLEYVAKASSVRKGDPVITSGLAGVFPKGIPVGHVLTVAEPRGELFKEVTLRTAVDFSKLEEVLVILKPREEETSIFRNEQTDK, from the coding sequence GTGAGCTTTTTTCGCAGAATTTGGATATGGGTTTTTTTTCTGGCCTTCGTCCTGTTCCTCTTTTCATCGAGCCCGAACAGCGGCAACAGCTGGAGTTCGCTTGAGAGGCTGTTTGTCGAGCTTACCGCCCCTCTTCAGAATTTGTTCACCCGGACGGTCCAGGCGACCAAGGATTTCTGGCTCGACTATTTCTATCTTGTCGATGTGCGCCAGGAAAACGAGCGTTTCAAAGCCGAAATCCAATCTCTCAGGATGGAGAATCAGCGCTATCGGGAGATGGCAGCTGGCTACGAGCGCCTGCAGAACCTGCTCCAATTCCGGCGCACCATCGCCCATCCGGTTCTCGCCGCCCGTGTGATCGGCCGGGATCCGAGCGGCTGGTTCAAGTCCATCATCATCGACAAGGGTGCAAAAGACGGATTGACCGCCAGCATGCCCGTGGTCAATGCCGACGGCCTTGTGGGGCGTATCGTAGCCGTTTCACCCCATTATGCCCAAGTTCTTCTCCTGATCGACCAGAACAGCGCCGTGGACATCCTCATCCTGCCGTCACGGGATCGGGGAATCCTGCGGGGGCAATCTTCGGAAGCCTGTCGATTGGAATACGTCGCAAAAGCTTCGAGCGTCCGGAAAGGCGATCCGGTTATCACCTCCGGGCTCGCCGGCGTCTTTCCCAAAGGCATCCCGGTCGGCCATGTCCTGACCGTTGCGGAACCCCGCGGCGAGCTGTTCAAGGAGGTCACCCTCAGAACCGCTGTGGATTTTTCGAAGCTCGAAGAAGTGCTGGTCATTTTGAAACCCAGGGAGGAAGAGACATCCATCTTCAGGAACGAACAAACAGACAAGTAG
- the rodA gene encoding rod shape-determining protein RodA produces the protein MIDRRLIQNFDWLLLFMIAGIAVMSIANLYSATYAVRDIGGSQVFYKQIYWFLIGFSFLLIMTTFNYTHLERFAYPAYAISILLLVLVLVVGKVTSGSQRWIALGPVTFQPSELAKFTLVLVLAKFICNRGMQRSYHLRDLWQPFLLIALPAALILKEPDLGTALLLVAVGGSMILVVGIHWKSLLIILCSTMAAAPLIWMKLKPYQQTRILTFLNPDLDPLGSSYHINQSKIAIGSGLFWGKGFLHGTQTRLHFLPEQHTDFAFSVLAEEWGLLGAGFLLMFYLGVIIWGLMIAANSRDRFGSVLAIGIVAIVFWQVLINVGMVTGILPVVGIPLVLFSYGGSSLVTTMILLGLLMNISMRRFMFQ, from the coding sequence ATGATCGACCGCAGACTCATTCAGAACTTCGATTGGCTCCTGCTCTTCATGATTGCAGGCATCGCCGTCATGAGCATTGCCAACCTTTACAGCGCCACTTACGCCGTGCGGGACATCGGCGGGTCTCAGGTCTTTTACAAACAGATCTACTGGTTCCTGATCGGGTTCAGCTTCCTGCTGATCATGACGACCTTCAACTACACCCATTTGGAACGTTTCGCCTACCCTGCTTACGCGATATCCATCCTGCTTCTGGTTCTCGTCCTGGTGGTCGGCAAAGTCACCTCGGGTTCTCAACGCTGGATCGCCCTCGGGCCAGTCACGTTCCAGCCCTCGGAATTAGCGAAATTCACGCTCGTCCTGGTCCTGGCCAAATTCATTTGTAATCGGGGAATGCAGAGAAGCTATCATTTGAGAGATCTCTGGCAGCCCTTCCTCCTGATCGCCCTGCCTGCAGCCCTGATTCTCAAGGAGCCCGATCTCGGAACGGCACTCCTCCTGGTTGCAGTGGGCGGATCCATGATCCTGGTAGTCGGTATTCACTGGAAATCCTTACTGATTATTCTCTGCTCCACCATGGCCGCAGCCCCGCTGATCTGGATGAAGCTGAAGCCCTACCAGCAAACCCGAATCCTGACCTTCCTCAACCCGGACCTGGACCCGCTGGGATCGAGTTACCACATCAATCAATCCAAAATTGCGATCGGGTCCGGGCTCTTCTGGGGCAAGGGCTTCCTTCACGGCACCCAGACGCGGCTTCATTTTCTGCCGGAGCAGCACACAGACTTCGCCTTTTCGGTGCTGGCCGAGGAATGGGGCCTTCTCGGAGCCGGTTTTCTGCTGATGTTCTACCTCGGCGTCATCATCTGGGGCCTGATGATCGCCGCCAACTCGCGGGACCGGTTCGGCTCCGTGCTGGCCATCGGGATCGTGGCCATCGTCTTCTGGCAGGTCCTGATCAATGTCGGCATGGTGACGGGGATCCTGCCCGTCGTGGGCATTCCACTGGTCCTTTTCAGCTACGGGGGCTCATCCCTCGTCACCACCATGATCCTGCTCGGGCTGCTGATGAACATCAGCATGCGCCGATTCATGTTTCAATAG
- the mrdA gene encoding penicillin-binding protein 2, protein MHTFGSDSTSAKILHRHIRIAVVLAFSAFAVLMLRLWFLQILQGPTFREKSENNRIRLRDIAPFRGMILDRNGEVLADNRPAYDLYFIPEEVQDQDRLLNELSQMTGLDPLKARAAIDKTGARYPFLPVCLIRDMQRDQLAKVETHLYDMPGLFIQVQPQRHYVWDDFATHLIGYVGEITEQQLKSGRFADNKPGDLIGKSGIEARWQAHLGGVRGGEQVEVDASGRQIRVVSRKAPLPGANVHLTIDRRLQSVAEDCLAGKTGAIVALDPASGQVLALASSPDYDPNVFVGGIDRTLWKAMISAESSPLQNRALCGQYPPGSIFKIVVALAGLQEGLITPSETAFCNGVYAIGNYKYRCWRRQGHGHMDLQQALVQSCDVYFYLLGKKLGIERIARYARAFGLGQPTGFDAGDEKAGLIPDNDWKKKTYGVSWQLGETLISSIGQSFVLVTPIQMATLFSAVFNGGLIYQPQVTKEVVGRNNETIFRFEPVVKQKVPIDKAHLERVKQALVGVVEGPRGTGSRCRIEGCSVGGKTGTAQVVALEKAKHYEDESDIPWRYRDHAWFVAVAPAEDPRIAVAVLVEHGGHGGSAAAPLAKTVIESYMESPVRSAGETGRPKDTSG, encoded by the coding sequence TTGCACACCTTCGGGTCTGATTCCACCTCTGCTAAAATCCTGCACCGGCATATCCGGATCGCAGTGGTGCTGGCGTTTTCGGCCTTCGCCGTGCTGATGCTGCGGCTGTGGTTCCTGCAGATCCTGCAGGGGCCGACGTTCAGGGAAAAATCCGAGAACAACCGAATCCGGCTCCGCGATATCGCTCCTTTCCGGGGGATGATTCTCGACCGCAACGGAGAGGTCCTGGCCGACAACAGGCCGGCGTATGATCTTTACTTCATCCCTGAAGAGGTTCAAGACCAGGACCGGCTTTTGAACGAACTGTCTCAAATGACGGGTCTCGATCCGCTCAAGGCACGAGCTGCCATCGACAAGACAGGCGCCCGTTACCCCTTTCTGCCCGTCTGCCTCATCCGTGACATGCAGCGCGATCAATTGGCGAAGGTGGAGACGCATCTTTATGACATGCCCGGCCTGTTCATTCAGGTGCAGCCGCAGCGGCACTATGTCTGGGATGACTTCGCCACCCATCTCATCGGATATGTCGGCGAAATCACGGAACAACAACTGAAAAGCGGCCGTTTTGCCGATAACAAGCCGGGAGACCTCATCGGAAAATCCGGCATCGAGGCCCGCTGGCAGGCCCATTTGGGCGGCGTCCGGGGCGGCGAACAGGTGGAAGTCGACGCCTCGGGCCGCCAAATCAGGGTTGTTTCCCGCAAGGCCCCCCTTCCAGGGGCCAACGTCCACCTCACCATCGACCGCAGGCTTCAGAGTGTCGCAGAAGATTGCCTCGCGGGTAAAACGGGCGCCATCGTGGCGCTGGACCCGGCCAGCGGCCAGGTTCTGGCGCTCGCGAGCAGCCCCGATTACGACCCTAACGTCTTTGTCGGCGGCATCGACAGGACCCTCTGGAAGGCAATGATCAGTGCCGAATCGAGCCCTCTGCAAAACAGGGCCCTGTGCGGTCAATATCCACCGGGATCCATATTCAAGATCGTGGTCGCCCTGGCCGGACTTCAGGAAGGGCTGATAACCCCCTCCGAAACGGCCTTCTGCAACGGCGTGTACGCCATAGGAAATTACAAATACCGCTGCTGGAGGCGGCAGGGTCACGGCCACATGGACCTGCAGCAGGCCCTCGTGCAGTCCTGTGATGTCTATTTCTACCTTCTCGGCAAAAAGCTGGGCATCGAGCGGATCGCGCGCTATGCGCGTGCTTTCGGGCTGGGGCAGCCTACCGGCTTCGACGCAGGGGACGAAAAGGCAGGATTGATCCCCGACAACGACTGGAAGAAAAAAACCTACGGCGTATCCTGGCAATTGGGAGAAACCCTGATCTCGTCCATAGGACAAAGCTTCGTCCTCGTGACCCCGATCCAGATGGCCACCCTCTTTTCAGCCGTCTTCAACGGCGGCCTCATTTATCAACCGCAGGTCACGAAAGAGGTGGTCGGCAGGAACAACGAAACGATCTTCCGGTTCGAACCGGTGGTCAAACAGAAGGTGCCCATCGACAAGGCCCATCTCGAGCGGGTCAAGCAAGCCCTGGTCGGTGTGGTCGAAGGTCCGCGGGGCACCGGCTCACGCTGCAGGATCGAGGGATGTTCCGTTGGTGGCAAAACCGGGACCGCTCAGGTTGTCGCCCTTGAAAAAGCGAAGCATTATGAAGACGAATCGGACATCCCCTGGCGGTACAGGGACCATGCTTGGTTCGTGGCCGTCGCACCGGCCGAGGATCCCAGAATCGCGGTCGCCGTTCTCGTCGAGCACGGGGGCCATGGGGGAAGCGCGGCCGCCCCGCTGGCCAAAACGGTGATCGAATCCTATATGGAATCCCCCGTGCGATCCGCCGGCGAAACCGGCAGACCGAAAGATACATCGGGGTAA